A window from Sus scrofa isolate TJ Tabasco breed Duroc chromosome 2, Sscrofa11.1, whole genome shotgun sequence encodes these proteins:
- the TCF3 gene encoding transcription factor E2-alpha isoform X5, whose amino-acid sequence MNQPQRMAPVGTDKELSDLLDFSMMFPLPVANGKSRSASLAGAQFGSSGLEDRPSSGSWGASEQNSSSFDPSRSYGEGAQFSESHASLSSSTFLGPGLGGKGGERGTYTPFGRDAGVGSLSQAGFPPSELALSSPGPLSPSGVKGGTQYYSYSGHPRRRTADSGLDAQPKKVRKVPPGLPSSVYPPSSGDDYSRNTAAYPSTKTPSSAYPTPFYMADGSLHPPAELWSPPGQAGFGPMLGGASSPLPLPPGGSSSVGSGSGGFGGLHQHERMGYQLHSTEVNGGLPAVSTFSSVPAAAYGSVSSHTPPVSGADGLLGSRGTTASSSGDALGKALASIYSPDHSSNNFSSSPSTPVGSPQGLAGTSQWPRAGAPGALSPSYDGGLHGLQSKMEDHLDEAIHVLRSHAVGTAGDVHGLLPGHGALASGFAGPVMPLSGRHAGLVGAGHSEDGLSGSSGLMHNHVALPDLSRPPDSYGDLGRGASGAGEIKREEQEDEENLAAEHEEEKKEPKAPRARTRRLSGRRSAGWPITRGSGCGSETSMRLLRSWGACASCTSTVRSPRPNCSSCTRPCRSS is encoded by the exons aTGTTCCCCCTGCCGGTGGCCAACGGGAAGAGCCGGTCTGCCTCCCTGGCTGGTGCCCAGTTTGGAAGCTCAG GTCTGGAGGACCGGCCCAGTTCAGGCTCGTGGGGCGCCAGTGAGCAGAACAGCTCCTCCTTCGACCCCAGCCGG AGCTATGGTGAAGGTGCCCAGTTCAGCGAGTCCCACGCCAGCCTCTCTTCGTCCACATTCCTAGGACCCGGGCTCGGAG GCAAGGGCGGCGAGCGGGGCACATACACCCCCTTTGGGAGAGACGCAGGGGTTGGCAGCCTGTCTCAG GCTGGCTTCCCTCCCAGTGAGCTGGCCCTTAGCAGCCCAGGGCCGCTGTCCCCCTCAGGTGTCAAGGGAGGGACCCAGTATTATTCCTACTCTGGCCACCCTCGGAGGAGAACTGCGGACAGCGGTCTAG ATGCACAGCCCAAGAAGGTCCGAAAGGTGCCACCAGGTCTCCCATCCTCG GTGTACCCACCCAGCTCAGGTGATGACTACAGCAGGAACACAGCCGCCTACCCGTCCACCAAGACCCCCAGCAGCGCCTACCCCACCCCCTTCTACATGGCAG ATGGCAGCTTGCACCCCCCAGCCGAACTCTGGAGCCCCCCAGGCCAGGCAGGTTTTGGGCCCATGCTGGGCGGTGCCTCgtcccccctgcccctcccaccaggTGGCAGCAGCTCCGTGGGCAGCGGCAGCGGTGGGTTTGGTGGCCTACACCAGCACGAGCGCATG GGCTACCAGCTGCACAGCACGGAGGTGAATGGCGGGCTCCCAGCCGTGTCCACCTTCTCCTCGGTCCCCGCAGCCGCCTACGGAAGCGTCTCCAGCCACACGCCCCCTGTCAGCGGGGCCGACGGCCTCCTGG GCTCCCGTGGGACCACAGCCAGCAGCTCAGGGGACGCCCTTGGGAAGGCACTAGCCTCG ATCTACTCCCCAGATCACTCAAGCAATAACTTCTCATCCAGCCCCTCAACCCCCGTGGGCTCCCCACAGGGCCTGGCAG GGACGTCACAGTGGCCCCGAGCCGGAGCTCCTGGTGCCTTATCGCCCAGCTACGATGGGGGCCTCCATGGCCTG CAGAGCAAGATGGAGGACCACCTGGACGAGGCCATCCATGTCCTCCGCAGCCACGCCGTGGGCACAGCAGGGGATGTGCACGGGCTGCTGCCTGGCCACGGGGCACTGGCCTCAGGCTTTGCCGGCCCTGTCATGCCACTGAGCGGGCGGCACGCTGGCCTG GTGGGAGCCGGCCACTCAGAAGATGGCCTTTCAGGCAGCAGTGGCCTCATGCACAACCACGTGGCCCTCCCCGACCTTTCTCGACCACCTGACTCCTACGGTG ATCTCGGGCGTGGCGCCTCTGGAGCTGGTGAGATCAAGCGCGAGGAGCAGGAGGATGAGGAGAACTTGGCGGCCGAGCacgaggaggagaagaaggagccCAAGGCCCCGCGCGCGCGCACCAG AAGGCTGAGCGGGAGAAGGAGCGCCGGGTGGCCAATAACGCGCGGGAGCGGCTGCGGGTCCGAGACATCAATGAGGCTTTTAAGGAGCTGGGGCGCATGTGCCAGCTGCACCTCAACAGtgagaagccccagaccaaacTGCTCATCCTGCACCAGGCCGTGTCGGTCATCCTGA
- the TCF3 gene encoding transcription factor E2-alpha isoform X3, with the protein MNQPQRMAPVGTDKELSDLLDFSMMFPLPVANGKSRSASLAGAQFGSSGLEDRPSSGSWGASEQNSSSFDPSRSYGEGAQFSESHASLSSSTFLGPGLGGKGGERGTYTPFGRDAGVGSLSQAGFPPSELALSSPGPLSPSGVKGGTQYYSYSGHPRRRTADSGLDAQPKKVRKVPPGLPSSVYPPSSGDDYSRNTAAYPSTKTPSSAYPTPFYMADGSLHPPAELWSPPGQAGFGPMLGGASSPLPLPPGGSSSVGSGSGGFGGLHQHERMGYQLHSTEVNGGLPAVSTFSSVPAAAYGSVSSHTPPVSGADGLLGSRGTTASSSGDALGKALASIYSPDHSSNNFSSSPSTPVGSPQGLAGTSQWPRAGAPGALSPSYDGGLHGLQSKMEDHLDEAIHVLRSHAVGTAGDVHGLLPGHGALASGFAGPVMPLSGRHAGLVGAGHSEDGLSGSSGLMHNHVALPDLSRPPDSYGDLGRGASGAGEIKREEQEDEENLAAEHEEEKKEPKAPRARTSPEEDEDDLLPPEQKAEREKERRVANNARERLRVRDINEAFKELGRMCQLHLNSEKPQTKLLILHQAVSVILNLEQQQYRGGAVPGGERPEGPGEADGQ; encoded by the exons aTGTTCCCCCTGCCGGTGGCCAACGGGAAGAGCCGGTCTGCCTCCCTGGCTGGTGCCCAGTTTGGAAGCTCAG GTCTGGAGGACCGGCCCAGTTCAGGCTCGTGGGGCGCCAGTGAGCAGAACAGCTCCTCCTTCGACCCCAGCCGG AGCTATGGTGAAGGTGCCCAGTTCAGCGAGTCCCACGCCAGCCTCTCTTCGTCCACATTCCTAGGACCCGGGCTCGGAG GCAAGGGCGGCGAGCGGGGCACATACACCCCCTTTGGGAGAGACGCAGGGGTTGGCAGCCTGTCTCAG GCTGGCTTCCCTCCCAGTGAGCTGGCCCTTAGCAGCCCAGGGCCGCTGTCCCCCTCAGGTGTCAAGGGAGGGACCCAGTATTATTCCTACTCTGGCCACCCTCGGAGGAGAACTGCGGACAGCGGTCTAG ATGCACAGCCCAAGAAGGTCCGAAAGGTGCCACCAGGTCTCCCATCCTCG GTGTACCCACCCAGCTCAGGTGATGACTACAGCAGGAACACAGCCGCCTACCCGTCCACCAAGACCCCCAGCAGCGCCTACCCCACCCCCTTCTACATGGCAG ATGGCAGCTTGCACCCCCCAGCCGAACTCTGGAGCCCCCCAGGCCAGGCAGGTTTTGGGCCCATGCTGGGCGGTGCCTCgtcccccctgcccctcccaccaggTGGCAGCAGCTCCGTGGGCAGCGGCAGCGGTGGGTTTGGTGGCCTACACCAGCACGAGCGCATG GGCTACCAGCTGCACAGCACGGAGGTGAATGGCGGGCTCCCAGCCGTGTCCACCTTCTCCTCGGTCCCCGCAGCCGCCTACGGAAGCGTCTCCAGCCACACGCCCCCTGTCAGCGGGGCCGACGGCCTCCTGG GCTCCCGTGGGACCACAGCCAGCAGCTCAGGGGACGCCCTTGGGAAGGCACTAGCCTCG ATCTACTCCCCAGATCACTCAAGCAATAACTTCTCATCCAGCCCCTCAACCCCCGTGGGCTCCCCACAGGGCCTGGCAG GGACGTCACAGTGGCCCCGAGCCGGAGCTCCTGGTGCCTTATCGCCCAGCTACGATGGGGGCCTCCATGGCCTG CAGAGCAAGATGGAGGACCACCTGGACGAGGCCATCCATGTCCTCCGCAGCCACGCCGTGGGCACAGCAGGGGATGTGCACGGGCTGCTGCCTGGCCACGGGGCACTGGCCTCAGGCTTTGCCGGCCCTGTCATGCCACTGAGCGGGCGGCACGCTGGCCTG GTGGGAGCCGGCCACTCAGAAGATGGCCTTTCAGGCAGCAGTGGCCTCATGCACAACCACGTGGCCCTCCCCGACCTTTCTCGACCACCTGACTCCTACGGTG ATCTCGGGCGTGGCGCCTCTGGAGCTGGTGAGATCAAGCGCGAGGAGCAGGAGGATGAGGAGAACTTGGCGGCCGAGCacgaggaggagaagaaggagccCAAGGCCCCGCGCGCGCGCACCAG CCCGGAGGAGGACGAGGACGACCTTCTCCCCCCAGAACAGAAGGCTGAGCGGGAGAAGGAGCGCCGGGTGGCCAATAACGCGCGGGAGCGGCTGCGGGTCCGAGACATCAATGAGGCTTTTAAGGAGCTGGGGCGCATGTGCCAGCTGCACCTCAACAGtgagaagccccagaccaaacTGCTCATCCTGCACCAGGCCGTGTCGGTCATCCTGAACCTGGAGCAGCAG
- the TCF3 gene encoding transcription factor E2-alpha isoform X4 yields MNQPQRMAPVGTDKELSDLLDFSMMFPLPVANGKSRSASLAGAQFGSSGLEDRPSSGSWGASEQNSSSFDPSRSYGEGAQFSESHASLSSSTFLGPGLGGKGGERGTYTPFGRDAGVGSLSQAGFPPSELALSSPGPLSPSGVKGGTQYYSYSGHPRRRTADSGLDAQPKKVRKVPPGLPSSVYPPSSGDDYSRNTAAYPSTKTPSSAYPTPFYMADGSLHPPAELWSPPGQAGFGPMLGGASSPLPLPPGGSSSVGSGSGGFGGLHQHERMGYQLHSTEVNGGLPAVSTFSSVPAAAYGSVSSHTPPVSGADGLLGSRGTTASSSGDALGKALASIYSPDHSSNNFSSSPSTPVGSPQGLAGTSQWPRAGAPGALSPSYDGGLHGLQSKMEDHLDEAIHVLRSHAVGTAGDVHGLLPGHGALASGFAGPVMPLSGRHAGLVGAGHSEDGLSGSSGLMHNHVALPDLSRPPDSYGDLGRGASGAGEIKREEQEDEENLAAEHEEEKKEPKAPRARTSPEEDEDDLLPPEQKAEREKERRVANNARERLRVRDINEAFKELGRMCQLHLNSEKPQTKLLILHQAVSVILNLEQQVRVQRRCCPWRRKT; encoded by the exons aTGTTCCCCCTGCCGGTGGCCAACGGGAAGAGCCGGTCTGCCTCCCTGGCTGGTGCCCAGTTTGGAAGCTCAG GTCTGGAGGACCGGCCCAGTTCAGGCTCGTGGGGCGCCAGTGAGCAGAACAGCTCCTCCTTCGACCCCAGCCGG AGCTATGGTGAAGGTGCCCAGTTCAGCGAGTCCCACGCCAGCCTCTCTTCGTCCACATTCCTAGGACCCGGGCTCGGAG GCAAGGGCGGCGAGCGGGGCACATACACCCCCTTTGGGAGAGACGCAGGGGTTGGCAGCCTGTCTCAG GCTGGCTTCCCTCCCAGTGAGCTGGCCCTTAGCAGCCCAGGGCCGCTGTCCCCCTCAGGTGTCAAGGGAGGGACCCAGTATTATTCCTACTCTGGCCACCCTCGGAGGAGAACTGCGGACAGCGGTCTAG ATGCACAGCCCAAGAAGGTCCGAAAGGTGCCACCAGGTCTCCCATCCTCG GTGTACCCACCCAGCTCAGGTGATGACTACAGCAGGAACACAGCCGCCTACCCGTCCACCAAGACCCCCAGCAGCGCCTACCCCACCCCCTTCTACATGGCAG ATGGCAGCTTGCACCCCCCAGCCGAACTCTGGAGCCCCCCAGGCCAGGCAGGTTTTGGGCCCATGCTGGGCGGTGCCTCgtcccccctgcccctcccaccaggTGGCAGCAGCTCCGTGGGCAGCGGCAGCGGTGGGTTTGGTGGCCTACACCAGCACGAGCGCATG GGCTACCAGCTGCACAGCACGGAGGTGAATGGCGGGCTCCCAGCCGTGTCCACCTTCTCCTCGGTCCCCGCAGCCGCCTACGGAAGCGTCTCCAGCCACACGCCCCCTGTCAGCGGGGCCGACGGCCTCCTGG GCTCCCGTGGGACCACAGCCAGCAGCTCAGGGGACGCCCTTGGGAAGGCACTAGCCTCG ATCTACTCCCCAGATCACTCAAGCAATAACTTCTCATCCAGCCCCTCAACCCCCGTGGGCTCCCCACAGGGCCTGGCAG GGACGTCACAGTGGCCCCGAGCCGGAGCTCCTGGTGCCTTATCGCCCAGCTACGATGGGGGCCTCCATGGCCTG CAGAGCAAGATGGAGGACCACCTGGACGAGGCCATCCATGTCCTCCGCAGCCACGCCGTGGGCACAGCAGGGGATGTGCACGGGCTGCTGCCTGGCCACGGGGCACTGGCCTCAGGCTTTGCCGGCCCTGTCATGCCACTGAGCGGGCGGCACGCTGGCCTG GTGGGAGCCGGCCACTCAGAAGATGGCCTTTCAGGCAGCAGTGGCCTCATGCACAACCACGTGGCCCTCCCCGACCTTTCTCGACCACCTGACTCCTACGGTG ATCTCGGGCGTGGCGCCTCTGGAGCTGGTGAGATCAAGCGCGAGGAGCAGGAGGATGAGGAGAACTTGGCGGCCGAGCacgaggaggagaagaaggagccCAAGGCCCCGCGCGCGCGCACCAG CCCGGAGGAGGACGAGGACGACCTTCTCCCCCCAGAACAGAAGGCTGAGCGGGAGAAGGAGCGCCGGGTGGCCAATAACGCGCGGGAGCGGCTGCGGGTCCGAGACATCAATGAGGCTTTTAAGGAGCTGGGGCGCATGTGCCAGCTGCACCTCAACAGtgagaagccccagaccaaacTGCTCATCCTGCACCAGGCCGTGTCGGTCATCCTGAACCTGGAGCAGCAGGTGCGAG